Proteins found in one Methanospirillum hungatei JF-1 genomic segment:
- a CDS encoding helicase HerA-like domain-containing protein: MAVPISSPVAKGETDIFIEPSMANRHGLIAGSTGTGKTVTLRVLVEQFSSMGIPVLLPDIKGDLSGMCRPGGGNKKIEERTALLGLKDFSYEGYPVRFWDLYGKEGHPVRTTISEMGPLLLSRILGLNDTQAGILSMLFRYADDQQLLLIDIADLISLITFALENTAEIKGKYGNMTPASLGAIQRAILTLEEQGGDLFFGEPSLMLEDIMEVRDGKGTINILSAAALMKAPKIYSTFLLWLLSELYDSLPEVGDMEKPKFLLFFDEAHLLFSDTPKALEEKIVQIVRLIRSKGVGVYFITQNPGDIPEDVLGQLGNRVQHALRATTPGEMRAVKTAAKSFRQNPKIDTEKVIGELGIGEALISVLDRAGVPTPVDRAFVYPPHSSLSPLPVADIQAEIRSSPLFGKYEMMINRHSAAEELTKRQIESEAQKPLPPVRTQAKPKTTTPSPTRRKNTKDVGDVVSTIAVRTATHIGTQIGKEIVRGMLGSWLKKK; encoded by the coding sequence ATGGCAGTTCCCATTTCCTCACCAGTAGCAAAAGGTGAGACAGATATCTTCATCGAACCCTCCATGGCAAACCGTCATGGTCTTATCGCCGGATCGACCGGAACCGGCAAGACCGTTACTCTCAGGGTGCTGGTAGAACAATTTAGCTCCATGGGGATCCCGGTTTTATTACCAGATATCAAAGGTGACCTCTCCGGAATGTGCAGACCGGGTGGTGGGAACAAAAAGATTGAGGAACGTACTGCATTATTGGGTCTGAAAGACTTCTCATATGAAGGATATCCGGTCAGATTCTGGGACCTGTATGGAAAGGAGGGGCATCCGGTCCGGACTACAATATCAGAGATGGGCCCTCTGCTCCTATCCCGGATTCTGGGCCTGAACGACACCCAGGCAGGTATTTTATCAATGCTCTTTCGGTACGCCGATGATCAACAATTACTCCTCATTGACATTGCCGATCTTATCTCGCTCATCACCTTCGCCCTCGAAAATACCGCTGAAATAAAAGGAAAATACGGAAACATGACTCCTGCATCGCTCGGGGCCATCCAACGGGCAATTCTTACCCTCGAAGAGCAGGGGGGAGATCTCTTCTTTGGTGAACCGTCCCTCATGCTTGAGGACATTATGGAAGTCAGGGACGGAAAGGGGACTATAAACATTCTCTCTGCTGCAGCTCTGATGAAGGCACCAAAGATCTATTCAACCTTTTTACTCTGGCTGCTCTCCGAACTCTATGATTCCCTGCCTGAAGTGGGCGATATGGAAAAACCTAAATTCCTTCTCTTCTTTGATGAAGCACACCTGCTCTTTTCTGATACGCCAAAAGCACTTGAAGAGAAGATCGTCCAGATTGTCCGACTTATCAGGTCAAAGGGCGTGGGAGTATACTTTATTACTCAGAATCCTGGCGACATACCGGAAGATGTTCTTGGTCAGCTGGGAAACCGTGTTCAGCATGCACTTCGGGCGACGACACCCGGAGAGATGCGGGCAGTGAAAACCGCTGCAAAATCGTTCAGACAGAACCCGAAGATTGACACTGAAAAAGTAATTGGTGAATTGGGAATAGGGGAGGCCCTGATATCTGTTCTTGACAGGGCAGGAGTCCCGACCCCTGTTGACCGGGCCTTTGTCTATCCACCCCATAGCAGTCTTTCTCCTCTTCCGGTAGCAGATATTCAGGCAGAGATTCGGTCATCGCCATTGTTTGGCAAGTATGAAATGATGATAAACCGACATTCTGCAGCGGAAGAGTTAACAAAACGGCAGATAGAGAGTGAGGCTCAAAAACCTCTGCCACCGGTACGAACCCAGGCAAAACCGAAAACCACTACACCGTCTCCCACTCGAAGAAAAAATACAAAAGATGTCGGGGATGTTGTAAGCACCATTGCCGTCAGGACTGCCACTCATATCGGAACACAGATAGGAAAAGAGATTGTCAGGGGAATGCTTGGATCCTGGCTGAAGAAGAAATAA
- a CDS encoding TIGR02710 family CRISPR-associated CARF protein codes for MLLLMTLGTGIGTSDEDALSRLVRSCSFAIHSYRPARVIYFCSEKSEGTIEPVHQALTDQFGISPPPFSICMISDPNDFTGCFELIYGVASLYHEEEVVIEASSGTREMIMAAEIVSFLTRNPVSHVTGEKSGGMIIPGTERIREMVLFAAYDRLQLHRAIYAFNQNHFGSSLRLLEGITSLPERDIYYTLFNGYWHWDKMDYEKAYKYLEHVPDLDILIPQNRKFLKKLLELDRMDDTILNRKERLRVRQQKYIYMLIDLLHNAKRRIDGERYDDALARLYRVVELISQVLLLSYGIDDNEEKIRFADLKKMLRKQDISTYARKSDRNGIIRIGLRYKFLLLEDLGMKGADRWYSDLQQYIMIRNDSILAHGLTPVPGDVAKDMWNEVRNVITEACNGSGENLVELFRSSEFPILENHQLEQ; via the coding sequence ATGCTTCTTCTCATGACACTCGGGACCGGTATTGGTACATCCGATGAGGATGCCCTGTCCCGGCTTGTCAGATCCTGCAGTTTTGCAATACATTCATACCGTCCAGCACGGGTCATATATTTTTGTTCAGAAAAAAGTGAAGGAACCATTGAACCAGTACACCAGGCACTCACCGATCAATTTGGGATTTCACCTCCTCCATTCTCAATCTGCATGATCTCTGATCCGAACGATTTTACCGGATGTTTTGAACTGATCTATGGTGTTGCCTCTCTGTATCATGAAGAAGAAGTCGTGATAGAAGCTTCATCCGGAACCAGAGAGATGATCATGGCTGCTGAAATTGTCTCATTCCTGACCAGAAACCCTGTTTCTCATGTGACCGGCGAGAAGTCAGGAGGAATGATCATCCCCGGAACAGAGAGGATCAGGGAGATGGTGCTCTTTGCTGCATATGACCGGCTCCAGCTGCACCGGGCAATTTATGCGTTTAATCAAAATCATTTTGGCAGCTCTCTCAGACTTTTGGAAGGGATTACCAGTCTGCCTGAACGGGATATCTATTACACACTTTTTAATGGATACTGGCACTGGGACAAGATGGACTATGAAAAGGCTTATAAATACCTTGAACATGTGCCAGATCTTGATATCCTGATCCCTCAGAACCGGAAATTTCTGAAAAAACTTCTGGAACTTGACCGGATGGATGATACGATATTAAATAGGAAAGAACGACTTCGAGTCAGACAACAGAAATATATTTACATGCTGATTGACCTTCTCCACAACGCGAAGAGACGGATCGATGGTGAGCGGTACGATGACGCACTTGCACGGCTGTACCGGGTTGTTGAACTCATCTCCCAGGTGTTACTGCTCAGTTACGGGATTGATGACAATGAAGAGAAGATCCGGTTTGCTGATCTCAAAAAAATGCTTCGAAAACAGGATATTTCAACATATGCCAGAAAGTCTGACCGGAATGGTATCATCAGGATAGGACTTCGGTATAAATTCCTCCTTTTAGAAGACCTTGGTATGAAAGGAGCTGATCGGTGGTACTCTGATCTCCAGCAATACATCATGATCAGGAATGATTCGATTCTTGCCCACGGTCTGACTCCGGTTCCAGGAGATGTTGCTAAGGATATGTGGAATGAGGTCAGGAATGTGATTACCGAAGCATGTAATGGATCAGGAGAAAATCTGGTAGAACTCTTCAGATCATCAGAATTCCCAATTCTGGAGAATCACCAGCTGGAACAATAA
- a CDS encoding NUDIX domain-containing protein gives MTVKPFALCVRLILFDQHGHILVLRRSPQSKTNPGKWELPGGKIDTGEVFDEALKREILKETGFTVAIHTAAGTAMQETNEYRVVNLVMVGSILSGGLSISKEHVEYRWAGLPEIAALDKADWFTEYFGMYMKAAVPAQE, from the coding sequence ATGACAGTAAAACCATTCGCACTCTGTGTCAGGCTGATATTATTTGATCAGCACGGTCATATCCTGGTCCTGAGACGATCTCCCCAGTCAAAGACAAATCCAGGGAAATGGGAACTCCCCGGGGGAAAAATTGATACGGGTGAAGTATTTGATGAAGCATTAAAGCGAGAAATTCTGAAAGAGACCGGATTTACCGTGGCGATCCACACCGCTGCAGGGACTGCCATGCAAGAGACTAATGAATACCGGGTGGTCAACCTTGTTATGGTTGGAAGTATCCTCTCCGGCGGCCTTTCCATCAGTAAGGAGCATGTTGAGTACCGCTGGGCAGGACTACCTGAAATTGCAGCACTTGATAAGGCAGACTGGTTTACAGAATACTTTGGCATGTATATGAAAGCCGCGGTCCCAGCACAGGAATAA
- a CDS encoding DUF2769 domain-containing protein: MDVFNTFVRDLKKLPAEERDKIIEEKKTKCICPTCPSYNKCAIVEREKLFCMIGQSFLCISFEEGCKCEDCPIAKEYGLEYKYFCTRGDEKGQRYLNSVWGSTLE, from the coding sequence ATGGACGTTTTCAACACCTTTGTCCGGGATTTAAAGAAACTCCCGGCAGAAGAACGGGACAAGATCATTGAGGAAAAAAAGACAAAATGCATCTGTCCGACCTGTCCGAGTTATAATAAATGCGCAATTGTGGAGCGCGAAAAACTCTTCTGTATGATCGGTCAGAGTTTTCTCTGCATATCATTTGAAGAGGGATGTAAGTGTGAGGATTGCCCGATTGCTAAAGAATATGGGCTTGAATACAAGTATTTCTGTACACGCGGGGACGAAAAAGGTCAGCGATACCTTAATTCAGTCTGGGGTTCTACCCTGGAATAA
- a CDS encoding DOMON domain-containing protein, which translates to MSTRAGFLLGLMMVCLVCISSAAAAPAADGVISKGEYEHAETFDNGNYQLFWTIFDDRIYVGLQGKTTGWVGIGLKPTQMMKDADIILAGIADEEVYWVDSFSTGNFGPHPADTELGGTDDIVNLSVTEEEGVTIVEFERALDTGDAYDAVLSPGDEVSFIWAMATDDDPAFKHDTPKGKGTVTL; encoded by the coding sequence ATGTCAACACGTGCAGGATTCTTACTTGGTCTTATGATGGTCTGCCTTGTCTGTATATCATCTGCAGCAGCAGCTCCGGCAGCTGACGGGGTCATCAGTAAAGGGGAGTATGAACATGCGGAGACATTTGATAATGGGAATTACCAGCTCTTCTGGACGATTTTTGATGACCGTATCTATGTCGGTCTTCAGGGGAAGACAACCGGATGGGTAGGTATCGGGCTGAAACCAACTCAAATGATGAAGGATGCAGATATTATTCTTGCAGGTATTGCAGATGAGGAGGTGTACTGGGTTGATTCATTCTCTACCGGAAATTTCGGACCACACCCGGCAGATACTGAACTTGGCGGTACTGATGATATTGTAAATCTCTCAGTGACCGAAGAAGAAGGTGTGACCATTGTTGAGTTTGAACGAGCACTTGATACCGGTGATGCATATGATGCAGTCCTTTCTCCAGGGGACGAGGTATCCTTCATCTGGGCAATGGCAACTGACGATGACCCGGCATTTAAACACGATACCCCCAAGGGAAAGGGTACTGTTACTTTGTAA
- a CDS encoding NAD(P)H-dependent oxidoreductase, with translation MYVNIFLILAYPNPHSFNHAIADVANRALLNAGHTVLFHDLYQEGFDPVLTSDEIPRDGSLSHEVFIHCDEIAMADGIIVVHPNWWGMPPAIMKGWIDRVIRPGVAYRFLEGDNGEGVPVGLLQARAAIVFNTANTPEHRENEVFGDPLEQIWKDCVFGLCGVTNFWRDIFRVVVTSDDIQRKKWLDQVHDRVMQVFPGV, from the coding sequence ATGTATGTGAATATCTTTCTCATTCTGGCATATCCAAACCCTCATAGTTTCAATCACGCCATAGCAGACGTTGCAAACCGTGCTCTCTTAAATGCGGGTCATACGGTCTTGTTTCATGATCTGTATCAGGAAGGTTTTGATCCTGTCCTTACATCAGATGAGATCCCGCGTGACGGTTCTCTTTCTCATGAAGTTTTTATTCATTGTGATGAGATTGCAATGGCGGATGGTATCATTGTGGTCCATCCGAACTGGTGGGGAATGCCCCCTGCTATAATGAAAGGGTGGATTGATCGGGTTATCAGGCCGGGTGTTGCATACCGGTTCCTCGAAGGAGATAATGGAGAGGGCGTTCCGGTTGGTCTTCTGCAAGCACGAGCGGCAATTGTATTCAATACAGCGAATACTCCGGAACACCGGGAAAATGAAGTATTTGGTGATCCGCTGGAACAAATATGGAAGGACTGTGTGTTTGGTCTGTGTGGTGTTACCAATTTTTGGCGGGATATCTTCCGGGTCGTGGTTACCAGCGATGATATTCAGCGAAAAAAGTGGCTGGACCAGGTTCATGACCGGGTTATGCAGGTTTTTCCGGGGGTGTAA